A DNA window from Niabella yanshanensis contains the following coding sequences:
- a CDS encoding phosphodiester glycosidase family protein yields the protein MKFLIALLGLLLATTITSAQYYDSVSFASADWKGKKIDRKAKLYRYHFNNKNLFKANLHISYVLVKRSRRHQFHIAAEPQKLRTVSDYAGEVRPLAAINGNFFDVKNGGSVDFTKVQGKVINLNRKESNEKPDFHQKAAVVIGANGVPEIKKWDGLVNWEEWLKEPDVMLNGPLLIFNRQDETLDSVSFNTARHPRTCMGVTKKGHVIMLVVDGRNANSQGMNLFELTKVMRWLGCVSAINFDGGGSSALWVKGEGIVNYPTDNRKWDHKGERKVANILYFK from the coding sequence ATGAAATTTTTGATTGCCTTGTTAGGCCTGCTGCTGGCGACTACCATAACCAGTGCCCAGTATTATGATTCTGTAAGTTTTGCCAGTGCTGACTGGAAGGGAAAGAAAATTGACCGCAAGGCAAAGTTATACCGATATCATTTTAATAATAAGAATCTTTTTAAAGCTAACCTGCATATCAGCTATGTATTGGTAAAAAGAAGCAGGCGGCATCAGTTTCATATTGCGGCGGAGCCCCAAAAGCTGAGAACAGTAAGTGATTATGCAGGGGAAGTAAGGCCACTGGCCGCAATAAATGGTAATTTTTTTGATGTAAAAAATGGGGGATCGGTTGATTTTACTAAAGTGCAGGGGAAGGTTATTAATCTGAATCGTAAGGAATCTAATGAAAAACCCGATTTTCATCAGAAAGCTGCGGTAGTAATAGGGGCTAATGGTGTTCCGGAAATCAAAAAATGGGATGGTTTGGTGAATTGGGAAGAATGGCTGAAGGAGCCCGATGTGATGCTGAATGGCCCCCTGCTTATTTTTAACCGCCAGGATGAAACACTGGATTCTGTTAGTTTCAACACCGCCAGGCATCCCCGAACCTGTATGGGGGTCACTAAAAAAGGACATGTGATTATGCTGGTAGTAGATGGAAGAAATGCCAATTCGCAGGGAATGAATTTATTTGAGCTGACAAAAGTGATGCGTTGGCTCGGCTGCGTGAGCGCTATTAATTTTGATGGTGGTGGCTCGTCGGCGTTGTGGGTAAAGGGTGAGGGAATTGTGAATTACCCAACGGATAACAGGAAATGGGATCATAAAGGGGAACGAAAAGTTGCCAATATACTATATTTTAAATAG
- a CDS encoding alpha-2-macroglobulin family protein, with translation MKILKITTVLTVLIVILQMRTNAQVKKYEAEWKAVEDHITKGLPASALEAVKKIYTRAKTEKQDAQLVKAIVYMTQLQQENREDNPAQRIREIEKEIGESKEPVNSLLNSYLAGIYQQYFAMNRYKLYNRTNTSDFKKDDVATWTIDDFHKKISALYLLSLNNKALLQKTKLASYDAIIVKGNARTLRPTLYDLLAHQALGYFKNDERDISKPAYSFEINDPEALSPAATFAKINFTTSDSLSLQQKAITVFQDLIKFHLNDSDPSALIDVDIERLQYVHSKMLLKSSSGIVSSTDGPKGLDGKELLYYHALQQLVSKYSNAPEVNQARYLLATIHQQRGSQYDPNGDTTYRYELVKAKELTDKILDQKNENEGWVNAYNLNKELVQPYFLFQVERVNIPDAPFRMLVNFKNISKLYWRIVPATASLKTMVNNERGDNKYWDKLLAAKAQKTWEQSLPLNDDLQAHATEVKADGLPTGEYFIVASLNGDFSTTNNILAARLTYISNISFVNRNTDFFVLDRNSGQPLSTATVQVHKKVYDYKTSTYSKQKSEVYTTDKNGYFKLSNALIKEQGGSNLLFEIKHANDQLFIEDEVYYYFNALNTQNEKKFRTSVFLFTDRSIYRPGQTIYFKGIAVNRRTDMTEPFIQTTYKTTLTLTDANNQKVADLQVATNEYGSFNGKFVLPQTGLNGIYYLRTSDGTGNANVRMEEYKRPKFYVDFEKVKNAYKVNEDIKITGVAKAYAGNNIDGAKVKYRVVREARFPYPWLFRIGYYPRSESMEITNGEIQTDNDGKFNISFKAIPDAKLDTKLDPVFDYRVYADVTDINGETRSNSEMVSAGYKSLLLKTSIPTKLATDSLNKLFIRTENMSGVFQKATIQVKVTRLNPEQRLLRPRYWEKPDQFILSKEEYIQQFPNDIYNNEDDPKTWAKAAIITEQSGPSDSTGVFALNSFKYQPGYYTIEISTKDKDGKDVKDVQYIELFDAQKPEPVYPQYLYSIAPGPVEPGEKATTQIATSANKVFLIQHVDKSPQPFSFHQLDQNSRNFDITATEQDRGGILNSYLFVKNNRIFQADHMITVPWTNKQLDIEYSSFRDKTLPGAEEKWSVKISGHKKEKVAAELLASMYDASLDQFHPHQWNAPYIWRNKYSNDAWTGNTNFGHLQARMQNSLQWDRKTFDRQYDRLYWDNGWGGPIGLAGAVPSVRAKGRMNNDVLEEVAIVGYGTQRKQSVTGAVANMSADAMAPAPAGALEQESKQALPATSDNSPATVRTNFNETAFFFPDLKTDKEGNISFSFTMPEALTKWKFQVLTHTKDLAMGYSSREIITQKDLMVQPNPPRFLREGDKMEFSSKVVNLSGKEITGIATLQLFDAATNEPMDGWFKNVVDKQYFTIGAGQSQAIQFPIEVPYQFNKALTWRIVAKANDGSVSDGEENMLPVLTNRMLVTESMPLHMRGSGTKNFRFDKLINSGISETLTNQALTVEYTSNPVWNAVQALPYMMQYPYECAEQTWNRYYANSLATMVANSSPKIKQVFEQWRTEDTAALLSNLQKNEELKSVLLEETPWVLAAKNEAQQKKNVAVLFDLMRMSGEQTKAYDKLRQLQSPNGGFVWFKGGADDRYMTQYIVTGIGHLKRLKAVTGLQEANLNRLVQAAIPYLDNKVKEEYEQLLKYKTNLKEYVPSYYVIQYLYMRSFFPQNKIAEPALKAVNYFKERAKQTWTKQNKYMQGMIALSGHRDNDLVTPKSILKSLKETAIRNEEQGMYYKDAVRSWWWYEAPVERQALLIEAFEEAGKDAATADDLRTWLLKNKQTNNWESTKATAEACYALLLRGTNWLSSTTDVNIDLGGTTISSRDNKTEAGTGYFKTIIEGSKIRPAMGNITLTVKQPDGTSTLPTWGSVYWQYFEDLDKITTAATPLQLSKKLFVEKNTATGAVLTPVNEGDQIKVGDKVKVRIELRVDRDMEYVHMKDMRASSFEPVNVLSQYKWQGGLGYYETTKDASTNFFFSYLRKGTYVFEYALFAQLPGNYSNGITSIQCMYAPEFSSHSEGVRVNVEK, from the coding sequence ATGAAAATTTTAAAAATAACAACTGTCTTAACAGTTTTAATTGTCATACTCCAAATGAGGACCAACGCACAGGTAAAAAAATATGAGGCCGAATGGAAAGCCGTGGAAGATCATATAACTAAGGGACTCCCCGCTTCCGCTCTTGAAGCCGTAAAAAAAATATATACCCGGGCAAAAACGGAAAAACAAGACGCCCAGTTAGTGAAGGCTATTGTTTATATGACCCAGTTACAACAGGAAAACCGGGAGGACAATCCTGCTCAACGTATCAGGGAAATTGAAAAAGAAATCGGGGAAAGTAAAGAACCGGTAAACTCTTTGTTAAACAGCTACCTGGCGGGCATTTACCAGCAATACTTTGCTATGAACCGGTACAAGTTGTATAACAGAACCAATACCTCAGATTTTAAAAAAGATGATGTTGCTACCTGGACCATTGATGATTTTCATAAAAAAATCAGTGCGCTCTACCTGCTTTCGCTGAATAACAAAGCATTACTGCAAAAAACAAAACTAGCCAGTTATGACGCCATTATTGTTAAGGGAAACGCGCGAACCCTGCGGCCCACACTGTATGATTTGCTGGCACATCAGGCCCTCGGGTATTTTAAAAATGATGAGCGGGATATCAGCAAACCTGCATATAGTTTTGAGATCAATGATCCCGAGGCTCTTAGTCCTGCTGCTACATTCGCAAAAATAAATTTTACAACCAGCGACTCTCTATCACTGCAGCAAAAAGCAATAACCGTTTTCCAGGATTTAATTAAGTTCCATTTAAATGATTCCGACCCCAGCGCATTGATTGACGTAGACATCGAACGGCTGCAATATGTCCATTCCAAGATGTTGTTAAAATCATCTTCTGGCATCGTCAGTTCCACGGATGGTCCAAAAGGTTTGGATGGAAAAGAATTATTGTACTACCATGCACTTCAGCAGCTTGTTTCAAAGTATAGCAATGCACCTGAGGTGAACCAGGCGCGTTACCTGCTGGCGACCATACACCAGCAAAGAGGCAGTCAGTATGATCCTAACGGCGATACCACTTACCGTTACGAACTGGTAAAAGCCAAAGAACTCACCGATAAGATACTGGATCAGAAAAATGAGAATGAAGGTTGGGTGAATGCATACAACCTGAATAAAGAGTTGGTTCAACCTTATTTCCTGTTCCAGGTGGAACGGGTAAACATTCCCGATGCGCCGTTCCGGATGCTGGTCAACTTCAAAAACATCAGCAAGCTGTATTGGCGGATTGTTCCCGCTACTGCTTCTTTAAAAACTATGGTTAACAATGAGCGGGGTGACAACAAATACTGGGATAAATTGCTGGCTGCAAAGGCTCAAAAAACATGGGAACAATCCCTGCCATTAAACGATGATCTGCAAGCGCATGCTACCGAAGTTAAAGCTGATGGTTTACCAACCGGTGAGTACTTTATTGTAGCTTCATTAAACGGCGACTTTTCTACCACCAATAATATACTGGCGGCGCGCCTTACTTACATATCCAATATCAGTTTCGTAAACCGAAATACCGACTTCTTTGTACTGGACAGGAATAGTGGTCAGCCATTATCAACTGCCACGGTGCAAGTGCATAAAAAAGTCTACGACTATAAAACCTCTACCTATAGCAAACAGAAATCAGAAGTTTATACCACAGACAAAAACGGGTATTTTAAATTGAGCAATGCACTTATAAAAGAACAAGGTGGATCCAACTTGCTATTTGAAATAAAACATGCCAATGATCAGCTCTTCATAGAAGATGAAGTCTACTATTATTTTAATGCCCTAAACACACAAAACGAAAAAAAATTCAGAACTTCTGTTTTTCTTTTTACCGACAGGAGCATTTACAGGCCGGGGCAGACCATATACTTCAAAGGCATTGCGGTTAACAGGAGAACAGACATGACTGAACCTTTTATTCAAACGACTTATAAAACTACACTTACCCTTACTGATGCCAATAATCAAAAGGTTGCAGACCTACAGGTTGCTACCAACGAGTATGGCTCTTTTAACGGGAAATTCGTATTACCGCAAACCGGCCTTAACGGCATTTATTACCTGCGTACCAGCGACGGAACCGGTAATGCAAATGTGCGTATGGAAGAATACAAGCGGCCTAAGTTTTATGTGGATTTTGAAAAGGTAAAAAATGCCTATAAAGTAAACGAGGATATAAAAATCACCGGGGTTGCTAAAGCATATGCCGGCAATAACATAGATGGCGCTAAAGTAAAATATCGTGTAGTCAGGGAAGCCCGTTTCCCTTACCCCTGGTTATTCCGGATAGGCTATTACCCCCGGTCAGAATCGATGGAAATTACTAATGGCGAAATACAAACTGATAATGACGGTAAATTCAATATCAGCTTCAAAGCCATTCCTGACGCCAAGCTGGATACTAAACTGGACCCCGTTTTTGACTACCGTGTTTATGCCGATGTTACAGATATTAATGGAGAAACGAGAAGCAATTCTGAAATGGTATCTGCAGGGTACAAATCTTTATTGCTTAAAACATCCATTCCAACCAAACTGGCTACTGATAGTTTAAACAAGCTTTTCATCAGAACAGAAAACATGTCAGGCGTTTTCCAGAAAGCAACGATACAGGTAAAAGTTACCCGTTTAAATCCTGAGCAAAGGCTATTAAGGCCCCGTTACTGGGAAAAGCCCGACCAGTTTATACTGAGTAAAGAAGAATACATACAACAATTCCCCAACGATATTTATAATAACGAGGATGATCCGAAAACCTGGGCTAAAGCTGCCATCATAACGGAGCAGTCAGGGCCATCAGACTCAACCGGTGTTTTTGCTTTAAACTCATTTAAATACCAACCGGGTTATTACACGATAGAGATCAGCACCAAAGACAAAGATGGCAAGGATGTAAAAGATGTACAATACATCGAACTGTTTGATGCCCAAAAGCCTGAACCCGTTTATCCGCAATATTTATACAGCATCGCTCCCGGGCCGGTAGAGCCGGGGGAAAAAGCTACAACGCAGATCGCTACTTCGGCTAATAAGGTTTTTTTAATACAGCATGTAGACAAAAGCCCCCAACCATTTTCTTTTCACCAACTGGATCAAAACAGCCGCAATTTTGATATTACAGCAACGGAACAAGACCGCGGAGGTATTCTAAATAGTTACCTCTTTGTGAAGAACAACCGCATCTTCCAGGCCGATCACATGATAACAGTGCCCTGGACCAACAAACAATTGGATATTGAATACAGCAGTTTCAGAGACAAAACCCTGCCCGGTGCAGAAGAAAAATGGAGCGTAAAAATATCCGGCCATAAAAAGGAAAAGGTAGCTGCAGAACTCCTGGCCAGCATGTATGATGCGTCTCTGGACCAGTTCCACCCGCACCAGTGGAATGCTCCCTATATCTGGCGCAACAAATATAGTAATGACGCGTGGACTGGTAATACCAACTTCGGTCACCTGCAGGCCCGCATGCAAAATAGCCTGCAATGGGACCGTAAAACTTTTGACAGGCAATACGACAGGCTTTATTGGGATAATGGCTGGGGAGGACCTATTGGATTGGCGGGCGCAGTACCATCAGTACGTGCAAAAGGGAGGATGAATAACGATGTATTAGAGGAAGTTGCAATAGTTGGATACGGCACGCAAAGGAAACAATCTGTAACCGGCGCCGTAGCTAACATGTCTGCTGATGCAATGGCGCCTGCCCCTGCTGGTGCTTTGGAGCAGGAGAGTAAGCAAGCATTACCAGCAACCAGCGATAACAGCCCGGCTACTGTGCGCACCAACTTTAATGAAACCGCCTTTTTCTTTCCCGACCTGAAAACAGACAAAGAAGGCAATATCAGTTTTTCTTTTACGATGCCCGAAGCACTTACCAAATGGAAGTTCCAGGTTTTAACACATACCAAAGACCTGGCAATGGGTTATAGCAGCAGGGAAATTATCACCCAAAAAGACTTAATGGTGCAACCCAACCCACCCCGCTTTTTGAGGGAGGGCGACAAAATGGAATTCAGCAGTAAAGTAGTTAATCTCTCAGGCAAGGAAATAACAGGTATTGCTACACTGCAACTGTTTGATGCGGCTACCAACGAACCCATGGACGGATGGTTTAAAAATGTAGTAGATAAACAATACTTCACTATTGGAGCCGGTCAAAGCCAGGCCATACAGTTCCCCATAGAAGTTCCTTACCAGTTTAACAAAGCTTTGACATGGCGTATTGTTGCCAAAGCCAATGACGGTTCGGTTTCTGATGGTGAAGAAAATATGCTACCGGTTTTAACGAACCGCATGCTGGTAACTGAGTCGATGCCACTTCATATGCGTGGCAGCGGAACAAAAAACTTCCGCTTTGATAAGTTAATCAACAGCGGAATCAGTGAAACATTAACCAACCAGGCGTTAACGGTTGAGTATACATCTAACCCTGTTTGGAATGCCGTGCAGGCCCTTCCCTACATGATGCAGTACCCCTACGAATGTGCGGAACAAACCTGGAACCGTTACTATGCTAATTCGCTGGCCACCATGGTAGCTAACAGTTCTCCCAAAATAAAACAGGTATTTGAGCAATGGCGTACGGAGGATACTGCCGCTTTGTTAAGTAATCTTCAAAAAAATGAAGAGCTCAAATCGGTATTGCTGGAAGAAACACCCTGGGTGCTGGCCGCTAAAAATGAAGCGCAGCAAAAGAAAAATGTAGCGGTACTATTTGACCTGATGCGTATGAGCGGCGAGCAAACCAAGGCTTATGATAAGTTAAGACAACTGCAAAGCCCCAATGGCGGATTTGTTTGGTTTAAAGGAGGAGCTGATGACCGTTACATGACACAATATATTGTAACCGGCATCGGTCATTTAAAAAGGCTAAAAGCGGTTACAGGACTACAGGAAGCTAATTTAAACCGGCTGGTGCAGGCAGCGATTCCTTACCTGGACAATAAAGTCAAAGAGGAATATGAGCAGTTATTGAAATATAAGACCAACCTGAAAGAATACGTTCCTTCATATTATGTGATCCAGTATTTATATATGCGCAGCTTTTTCCCTCAAAATAAAATAGCAGAGCCGGCGTTAAAAGCAGTGAACTATTTTAAAGAGCGCGCCAAACAAACCTGGACGAAGCAAAATAAATATATGCAGGGTATGATCGCACTTTCGGGCCATCGGGATAATGACCTGGTGACACCCAAATCTATCCTGAAATCTTTGAAAGAAACCGCCATCCGTAATGAAGAACAAGGCATGTACTACAAAGATGCAGTGCGCAGCTGGTGGTGGTACGAAGCCCCGGTTGAAAGACAGGCATTACTGATAGAAGCATTCGAAGAAGCTGGAAAAGATGCTGCTACAGCAGACGATTTAAGAACCTGGTTATTAAAAAACAAACAAACCAATAACTGGGAGAGTACGAAAGCAACTGCTGAGGCATGCTACGCGCTGTTATTACGCGGCACCAACTGGCTCAGCAGTACAACCGATGTCAACATCGATTTAGGAGGCACTACAATCAGCAGCCGGGACAATAAGACAGAGGCCGGAACGGGTTATTTTAAAACCATCATTGAAGGCAGTAAGATTCGCCCGGCGATGGGTAACATCACATTGACGGTGAAACAACCTGATGGCACTTCTACCCTACCCACCTGGGGAAGCGTGTACTGGCAGTATTTCGAAGACCTGGACAAAATTACTACAGCGGCAACACCTTTACAATTGAGCAAGAAATTGTTTGTTGAAAAGAACACAGCAACGGGCGCAGTTTTGACTCCTGTTAACGAAGGTGATCAAATAAAAGTGGGTGATAAAGTAAAAGTTCGTATTGAACTAAGAGTTGACCGCGACATGGAATACGTACACATGAAAGATATGCGTGCATCATCTTTTGAACCCGTCAATGTGCTGAGTCAATATAAATGGCAGGGCGGACTGGGTTATTACGAAACCACCAAAGATGCCAGTACTAATTTCTTCTTCAGCTATCTTCGAAAAGGAACTTATGTATTTGAGTACGCTTTATTTGCGCAGCTGCCTGGTAACTACAGTAATGGCATTACCAGTATACAATGTATGTATGCGCCGGAATTTAGTTCGCATAGTGAGGGGGTTAGAGTGAATGTTGAAAAGTAA
- a CDS encoding outer membrane beta-barrel protein, producing MKKLLLIYICLVFCISVTAQKTKFTIGPELLTSFNHDPSFLGLGGSAQLDIWIKERLWLGVHSGYLNFKSTKTLLGSGTRPSYGAIPVLGVIKYPLPVLKGLYGQDMFGYTFAHNVKFEDNREKAAGGFTYCFALGYEFADHFDVSAKVGRSRFNKKDRPVDVNEHNVGLRLAYLF from the coding sequence GTGAAAAAGCTGCTTCTCATCTACATATGCCTGGTATTCTGTATCAGTGTTACAGCTCAAAAAACCAAATTCACTATTGGCCCCGAACTATTGACGTCTTTTAATCACGATCCTTCCTTCCTGGGTTTGGGAGGATCAGCGCAATTAGATATATGGATCAAAGAGCGGCTCTGGCTGGGTGTACATAGCGGGTATTTAAACTTCAAAAGTACTAAAACGCTCTTGGGTAGCGGTACCAGGCCCAGCTATGGTGCGATCCCCGTTTTAGGTGTGATTAAATATCCCCTGCCGGTGCTGAAAGGTTTGTACGGGCAAGATATGTTTGGCTACACCTTCGCTCATAATGTTAAATTCGAAGACAACCGTGAAAAAGCTGCGGGAGGTTTTACTTATTGCTTTGCACTAGGTTATGAGTTCGCCGACCATTTTGATGTTTCTGCCAAAGTGGGCCGTTCGCGTTTTAATAAAAAAGACCGGCCGGTTGATGTAAACGAGCATAATGTAGGATTGAGGCTGGCTTACCTGTTTTAA
- a CDS encoding OmpA/MotB family protein → MDKRFLVGPAAILVSGMLLTGCVSTKKFTALQSDYANLNGRLQLALSDLSASQSRVKGLEELLAQEKANNASLRKSLAALQATLDKSISQNSQGNVNISKLVDEINASNKYIQHLVNTKNKSDSLNIVLTNNLTRSLSREELKDVDVKVLKGVVYISLADNMLYKSGSYEISDRAGETLSKIAKIIQDYKDYDVLVEGNTDNVPITRPNIRNNWDLSSLRASSVVQALQNTYGIEPKRLTVGGRGEYNPMTDNSTENGKAKNRRTEIIITPKLDQFMELIEKAPTEQNSDPAKSNMLEQPAAG, encoded by the coding sequence ATGGATAAACGTTTCTTAGTTGGACCAGCTGCAATATTGGTTAGCGGTATGTTGTTAACCGGTTGTGTGAGTACTAAAAAATTTACAGCTTTACAAAGCGACTATGCCAATCTTAATGGCCGCTTACAATTGGCTTTGTCCGACTTGTCGGCCAGCCAGTCGCGTGTAAAAGGTTTGGAAGAACTGCTGGCACAGGAAAAAGCAAATAATGCCTCACTGCGAAAGTCATTAGCTGCTTTGCAAGCTACTTTAGATAAAAGTATCAGTCAGAACAGCCAGGGCAATGTCAATATTTCCAAGCTGGTGGATGAAATAAACGCCTCGAACAAATACATTCAGCATTTGGTAAACACGAAAAATAAAAGTGACTCGCTGAATATTGTTTTGACGAACAATCTCACCCGTTCGCTAAGCCGCGAAGAATTAAAAGATGTAGACGTAAAAGTATTAAAAGGTGTAGTGTATATTTCGTTAGCGGATAATATGCTGTATAAATCCGGTAGCTACGAGATTTCCGACAGGGCAGGGGAAACTTTGAGCAAAATTGCCAAGATCATCCAGGATTATAAAGATTATGATGTACTGGTAGAGGGTAATACAGATAATGTTCCTATCACCCGTCCTAATATTCGCAATAACTGGGATTTGAGTTCATTGCGTGCCTCTTCGGTAGTTCAGGCGCTGCAAAATACGTATGGTATAGAGCCCAAACGTTTGACCGTTGGTGGTCGCGGTGAGTATAATCCAATGACGGACAATTCGACTGAAAACGGGAAAGCGAAAAACCGTCGCACAGAAATTATTATTACTCCGAAGCTGGATCAGTTTATGGAGTTGATAGAAAAAGCGCCCACTGAGCAAAACAGCGACCCGGCAAAGTCTAATATGTTAGAACAGCCGGCTGCTGGATAA
- a CDS encoding NAD(P)/FAD-dependent oxidoreductase yields MKSKKIIIVGQGVSGTLFSWFCAQHDLDFIVIDNTLANSPSKTAAGLINPVTGRRVVTVWMDDIILPFAEKTYKEIGTQLNIEAISKMDIVDFFPNPFMKESFLKKMNQQAPYISLAKDEQYLNEYFNYEFGTGIIEPAYIVNLQQLLPAWRQHLLHQNTFIEQAFNFNNLQVSNIGVQYENITADAVIFCDGVEGSENPYFNLLPFALNKGEAIIIEAPGLPAGHIYKKSMTLAPFGEPGIFWAGTNYIWEFDNDKPTEAFRRSTEQNLNSWLKVPYKIIDHKAAVRPATVERRPFVGLHPVYKNIGILNGMGTKGCSLAPYFAWQLVQHLTQQTPIEKEADINRHARILSRSQL; encoded by the coding sequence TTGAAAAGCAAAAAAATCATAATCGTCGGACAGGGAGTATCAGGAACGTTATTCTCCTGGTTTTGCGCGCAACATGATTTAGATTTTATTGTCATAGATAATACTCTTGCTAACAGCCCTTCTAAAACCGCCGCCGGATTAATTAATCCTGTAACTGGCCGGCGTGTAGTAACCGTCTGGATGGATGATATTATCCTGCCTTTTGCTGAGAAAACTTACAAAGAAATAGGCACACAGTTAAATATTGAAGCCATTTCAAAAATGGATATAGTAGACTTCTTTCCTAACCCCTTTATGAAAGAGAGCTTTCTAAAAAAAATGAACCAACAGGCCCCCTATATCAGCCTGGCTAAAGATGAACAATATTTAAATGAATATTTCAACTATGAATTTGGGACCGGTATTATAGAACCTGCCTATATTGTAAATCTTCAGCAATTGTTACCTGCCTGGCGCCAACACTTACTGCATCAAAACACATTTATTGAACAAGCATTCAATTTTAATAATCTGCAGGTATCGAACATTGGTGTGCAATATGAAAACATCACAGCCGATGCGGTCATTTTTTGTGATGGCGTTGAGGGGAGCGAAAACCCCTACTTCAATTTACTACCCTTTGCATTGAACAAGGGTGAAGCCATTATTATCGAAGCTCCCGGGCTACCGGCCGGTCATATTTATAAAAAATCGATGACACTGGCCCCATTTGGCGAACCGGGCATTTTCTGGGCAGGCACTAATTATATATGGGAGTTTGATAACGATAAACCCACGGAAGCTTTCAGAAGATCAACTGAACAAAATTTAAATAGCTGGCTAAAAGTACCCTATAAAATAATTGATCATAAAGCGGCCGTACGTCCGGCCACTGTAGAACGCCGGCCTTTTGTAGGTTTACATCCCGTTTATAAAAACATCGGCATACTAAATGGAATGGGCACAAAAGGGTGTTCGCTTGCACCCTATTTTGCCTGGCAATTAGTGCAACACCTGACACAACAAACTCCAATTGAAAAAGAAGCCGATATAAACCGACACGCGCGCATCCTGTCAAGATCGCAATTATAA
- a CDS encoding DUF4180 domain-containing protein, whose amino-acid sequence MQIETHYSKGLQVAEIITDEIVLQSVDDGLDLLGNLYYQGYEKIIVYEKNITPEFFDLKTRLAGDILQKFAQYQMPLVIIGDFFKFDSKSLHDFIFESNKGKQINFVNNLSEAI is encoded by the coding sequence ATGCAAATTGAAACGCACTATAGCAAGGGACTCCAGGTAGCTGAAATTATTACTGATGAAATCGTTTTACAATCTGTCGACGATGGATTAGACTTACTGGGCAATCTCTACTACCAGGGTTATGAAAAAATCATTGTCTATGAAAAAAATATCACGCCCGAATTCTTTGACCTCAAGACCAGGCTTGCAGGAGATATACTTCAAAAATTTGCGCAATACCAGATGCCCCTGGTAATTATCGGAGATTTTTTTAAATTCGATAGTAAGAGCTTACATGATTTTATTTTTGAAAGTAACAAAGGGAAGCAAATTAATTTTGTAAACAATCTTTCGGAAGCGATATAA
- a CDS encoding dihydrofolate reductase family protein, whose protein sequence is MRKLIAAINMSLDGFCDHTAGVPDEALHQHYAELLNSADTALYGRITYQLMEYWRTVLSNPTGNKATDGFAVSIDRITKVVFSHTLKAVDWPTARLADQDIPTEVHTLKHQKGDDILACSPGLIVALAKLNLIDEYQICVHPLVVGSGLPLFRNIDNRIEFQLIRTKTFASGSVIFYYKPARQ, encoded by the coding sequence ATGAGAAAGCTTATTGCGGCCATAAATATGAGCCTGGATGGTTTCTGCGACCATACAGCCGGTGTTCCTGATGAAGCGCTACACCAACACTATGCCGAACTGTTAAACAGTGCGGACACAGCCCTCTACGGACGGATCACCTACCAGTTAATGGAGTATTGGCGCACAGTATTGAGTAATCCCACGGGCAATAAGGCCACAGACGGGTTTGCCGTATCCATCGACAGGATTACCAAAGTTGTTTTTTCACATACATTGAAAGCTGTTGACTGGCCTACTGCCAGACTGGCTGATCAGGATATACCAACTGAAGTGCATACACTTAAACACCAAAAAGGTGACGACATTTTAGCTTGTAGTCCGGGCCTGATTGTGGCGTTAGCCAAATTGAATTTAATAGATGAATACCAGATTTGTGTTCATCCATTAGTGGTAGGCTCGGGTTTGCCCTTATTCAGGAACATAGACAACAGAATAGAGTTTCAACTGATCCGGACAAAAACCTTCGCATCAGGATCTGTGATATTTTACTACAAGCCAGCCAGGCAATAA